From the Aspergillus puulaauensis MK2 DNA, chromosome 1, nearly complete sequence genome, the window ACTCTGAATTACATGCAGGGAGTACGGGATTGACCGGATGGTGGTCCACAATAGCTCCATCATGTCTTCTGCCAGCCTAGGAAGAAGGCAGGGCAGGCTCTGTGAGCGATGCGCTGCGGCTGCGATGACCGACCAGAACAATAGTTCCGAGGCCTCATAGTAAGCATGCGGAGACCTCTCTTGCTTCAGAAACGGGAGGAATGGGTGATAGCAGCTGAAATATCTGCGCGAACTGTCAGCAACGTAAGCCTCGTAGGAGAATACCCACAGCTGAAAGAGCTCCTCGATGTCCGCTACGGACAGTTCGATGCCTGCCAATTTCCTAGGCTGTGGAGCCACCACTAACGGCGTCGAACAAGTCTGATCGTGATCGTGATCGATGACGGGCCGAGTAGTCACACCGGGAACCCGAACCCCTTCAATGCTACTATGGGACACGGCCGTCCGTGCAAACGTCTCCGGACCGCGAGGGCTGGGCCCAGTGGACAGAAGTCCTGCTGGAGCATTTGATTCATACTGCGCAACACGTCGCCTGAGCTCCCGCACTTCCTGCTCTAGGCTAGAAGTCGCTCTACCGGACGCAGAGTCAATCAACCATCCTGTACACCTCCCTTGGGACACAAGTGTGGCTTTGTGCTACTTACCTTCGTTTTGAGCTTCGCTGGAAACCAAATTCCAGCTTGCACTGCAGCCCGAGCCTCTGACAGCGAGAACAGGCCGTTGTATCCTcattctctctttcctttAGATCGCACCTCAGCTGGCAGCGTCGGAGTCAGTGGATAGGGCACAGCCCGTGCAGACTCGCATCTTACCTTGTGTTGTTTACACTCATTGCACGCCGTCGTCCTCCGCGTACTGGGCAAACTTCTCTGTGGTGAGTGGGGCGCCCAAGCCTCTGGAGCCATATCATTTACAGAGACAGCCGTATCGGATGGCTGCCGACCATGGATTGGAATTCCGGGCGAACGCTCCGCAGCCATGGGAGGCCGACAGTGGTGCTGAGGCTGGTAGTTCCGAACAACGACTTTGCCTTGGTGTTGCCCTGCACGGCTTTTGGAGATGCGCACGTTGAAGGGGCAGCTTGGATCGGTTCGACAGACAAGATAGTACTGCTTGTCGTTGGCCTTTGCAACGCGGTAAGGGCAGCCGTTGCGGCGGAGCAGGGGACGAAACACTTCACGGGCCTCCTTCATGGATGGCAAGACTGTTCCAATGGTCCAATCCGGGACAGAAGGCATCGAAGTCATTTTGTGGGCGTGCGGCGCAGGATTCCGATGCGGACTAGGGGGACACgagagaaagatggaaaTTCCGAGTCGCAGTTTGCATTGATGAGTGGCTTCCAGACTAACCAACTCGACTAGCCTAATTGCGCATCCTGGAAACGCGGGGAGATTGCGGGGAAAGGGGCCGGAAGTCCATACAGCGGTAATGGCTTGGGGGGAGAGGCTTCTTAATGGGGATCACAGCGTCATTTGCCCGTAAGGGGACTTGCGCTTAGAGAACCAGCCAGTGGATAATTACATCTctcttaatatcttaatcTAATAGACTTTAAATTCTATTCTTCGGGTATgtagttaatattctaatacttttattaactactttcGACTTGATCTTCCTATCAGGAGcattataataaactatatagTAAATCACCATAAGCCAGCATGTAAAGAACGTGGCGGCTGATGGATTATGTGTAGCCTGTAGGAAGAGCAGACGTATAGTCTGTGTCGAATTTCCATTATTctcttctttatttataaCAGAAGATTAAgtaaaagattattaataatttaactagCTTAATATAACACCGCCTGCGAGCTATAATTGAAGTAAAGAattagtatactaaatactatTCTTACTCTCTCTTAAAACCCTGAGATAGGGCCTCGACCTTCAGCTCGCCCTTATTTTGTTTCCCGGCCGCACACCCATATCTTTGAACGTGACGGTAAAAACCCCCTCGCTGTAGGAAATCTCGAGCGCCACTTCCTTTCCAGCCACCAGATCCTCAGGGAAACCGTACCGAAGCTCCCGGGCCCAGTTGTTGTTCACGACCTGGTTAAAGGTCAAGACACGCCCGGTACGATGGAACGCAATGCGCAGCGGGCCCTGTGCCCCCATCAGGAGAGTGGGCCTTTAGGGGCTGAAGCTTGCTGAAGCTGAGGGGTTCTCCTTGCTGGGTTCCAACATTCTCGGGGTAAGGGGGAATGAGGAAGCGTTCACTGGGGCTTGCCTGCGATTCACCTGCCATGTTATATGTCAGTGCGGTATGTATTTGTAGAAGTACGAGAGCCTTTGTCAAGTAAAGTATGTCTGGAAGTTGGggattctggatctggtccGCAGAGGCACCCAGACTTTATCTACGCGGCGGGAGGGGTTTTGACACCCTGGGCTGCACAGTATCGGGGCTGGCTGGACGTGGCTGGCTGAGATAGATTGGTGCTATTGGAAAATTGATGCATGTTACACAGCGAGGCAGTCTTGATCAAGTCCCTTTCCAGCAATCCTGATTGGCGTGGCCAGAGTAAATGCAGATGCATCGTGTAACAATGCCTGAAAGGCGCATTCTACCTGGCTGTCAGGTTGAAATCATTTCAATGATTATTACTGGTAAATCCGTGTCTAGTAACCTGTTATTTATTTCGTTGACTAACAAGATTTGGGGTGGTTAACCAACCACAGTGGGTTTGCCTGATGTTCTCACAAAGCTGTTTGTCTTACAGGTATATAACTACCTATAAAGTATAGAAAGGCATCCTTGTATTCCCCTTCTAGCGCTACACACGTATTATCATCATCTGCATTATCCATCAAGGCGTGGTCGAGGTAATACCTCCATCCACTACGATCTTTTGTCCGACAATATATCTGGCCTTCTCTGACGCTAGGAAGGCTACAGTGTTCGCTACATCAAAGCCATCTCCCATAATTCCCATTGGAACTTGATGATTCCTCTTTTCGATAAGCCCCTGCAAGTCTCCACCTGCATACTTTCCCGCAAGATAGCCAATTAGCGGCGTGTGCATCAGGCCCGGCACCACTGTGTTCAACCGCACTCCCTTTCTGGCGTACAGAACTGCAGTGGTCTTGGTGAATTGGTTGATGGCTGCCTTTGACGCGGCATATGCAACCTGGGGTTTGCCGATATAGCGCAGTCCTGCCACGGAAGAGATGTTGATAATGACCCCAGAGGCTTGTTTTTCCATGATCGGAAGGACCTCATGACACGTCAGGTACACCGACTTCAGATGAATATCCGTTTGTTTGTCCCACGTTGGCTCATCGATTTCCGCCGGGCCCCCAGGTTCGGATCGACCGACGCTGGTCCGCTGATTAGCATTCTCGTACAGTGGGATATCTAGTGGGACGGACCTCCCCCTGCTCCGAGACATGACAAAATGGAAGAATGACGTCTGCTGACTTACTTGTTGACAAGAATATCAATGCGACctagaagaaaacaaaggcaAAATGTGCTGTCAGCAATATCTTCGGACTGCAAGGGACTGCTCTTGGAACTCATATCGTGTTTTTCCATGCAAGCCTGCACAAAGCCCTTCACCTGGGCCGCGTTGGTTACGTCTGCCGCCATCACGTCGCAGGTTCCCCCaccgtcctcgtcctcgagaCGTTTCTTGGTATGGTTGGCAGCGGTGATGTGCAAGTCACAACCAAAGACTTTGGCCCCTGCTTCACAGGCGAAGACCTTGGCCGTCGCGGCTCCATTCCCCCACATTGTCGGATCCCCCGTTTGGCCAATCCCGGTGAGGAGGACAACTTTACCTCGAAGGTCTTCGTACATAATATGCGATGTCAAAAGCTTAAAGCGCGTATGAGAGACTGGACTCGGTAACTGTGAATGGTATGGCACTTTGGAGTTGCGAACGTTGCACATATAACAATATCTCACTAAATTCAATGGCGACCTCTGGTCTTGAGCGGCAAATCTGCTTCCGGCAAGTTCTAGTTTCATACTGGTGCTATCATACAGATTAATCCTGGGTTAGCTGAATTCGTCTGTGTCAGTACCCAGATAGCTACAGTGCCGCCTCCGGCAATGGGCCTGCTAGTCGGGAGCTACGAACGTGTCAACGGCAAAACTCGGCTGTGGACAGCATCTACACCAGAGGCCGAGCTGCTGCAGTCGTGAAAGAACAAGGCCCATAGGGAAATAACAATGATGGGCCGCCGTTGCCGAACTCTGAGCTGTTTGCAGCCGGAATATGGGGCGCTGGTCTCAAAGGGGCCCCCCCAATTGATTTAGTATCAAGCAGTCATCTTTACATGCTGGTCGTATATTAAGCTAGCGCATCAAGCAGACCACAAGGCGAACCTACTTCTGTAATGCCAACGTATAGATAGGATCAGCAAGCAACAAACTCTAAACGCATGTCAACTGGGAACCATATCTGCATCGCTACAATGACAGAAATCGAGGTCTGGACGGTTTCCGAGGTAAGTAGCAAAGTCTCCATGCACTGTGCTACAGCAATCTGACACGCTGGCAGCCCTTCCTTGAAATTAGGTGCCAGTTAGGGGAGGGTCCAGCATACAACGAAGAATCCCAGGAGCTTCGGTTCCTAGACATGAATGAAAAAGAAATCCACTTCGTCGACATGAGCACAAGCCCTGTCTCACTGAGGACGATCAAGACAGAATGCCACGTTGGCGTAACGGTAGACATCGAAGGCGTTCGTGACGAATTGCTAGCAGCTGCAAAATACGGGTTCGCGACGGTTGACAGGAAGACTGGGAAGATGGAGTGGCTCCAACGAGTGTATCAGGCACCTGAAATGGAAGCTAGGTGGGCGGCTCTATGCTGTCGACGCTCAATGCGTTTCTAACACCTCTCTTGAACCAGAATGCGGATGAATGATGGCGCCGTTGACTCGCGCGGACGGCTTTGGGCGAGCTCGATGAACGACACCCATATCGTGGACCACTGGCCAAGATACGAGGGCTCTTTATTTCGACTCCACGTGGATGGACAGGCACACAGCGCCCTTCATCGAGAGCTTGCAATCCCTAATGGGATCGCCTGGAACATCGCGGACGACACCATGTACATTACAGAATCAGAGTCGAAGGATATCTACGCGTTTGATTTCGAGCCCGACACGGCCCAGATTTCCAATAGACGggtcttcttccacaacgAGGGCGACGGTCTGCCGGATGGACTCGCGATAGATGTGGAAGACTGTCTATGGAGTGCGCTGTTCTTTGGGGGTAAGGTCATCCGTATATCCCCCGTGGGCCATGTCATCGGGGTAGTCAATCTCCCTTGTCCACTTGCTACAAGCATCACCTTCATCGGCACGGACTTGATCGTTACGACGGCTCGCCACGCTGAAAAGGTCCCCTCTCAATTTGGGGGCGCTGTCTTTCGAGTCAGCGTTGCTGTCCGGGGCTGTCGCGCTCGCACCGCCAGACTTCTTCCTTCGTAAATGACGCTGGGTAATGTCCGAGCGCAAGGCTGCGTCGGCAATGACCGGTAACTGTGCCGGATTCTTTGCCGGGCACTTTGCATGTCACTTTGCCGCATTCTGCTGCTTGCAGTGTATTTGACACTATGTTTTGTCCTCGATCCCATCCGGTAGACTTGAATCATTGTACAACCATGGCAGATTATTCTCAATACCAGGGACCTAATCCCGACTGGGAAGCATTTACTCAGACGGCCGTGGTGCCCCCAGTAGGCCTAAATGCAGGGGAAAGTCCAGAAAACTACCGATTGGCAAGAAACTCCCTCCGAGCAAGTGCTTCAAGGATAGAACTGGAAAGCGAGGGTACGTTTTCACGGGCTTTGTGGAAAGCCCCTAGTCTTTTGTTTGCTGCACATGCGAAGCCCTCATCAGCTATAAAATCCGGACTCTTTTTGCTGATGTTCCCAGGGCTTGCGGAAAAAGTCAGCTGGGACGACACCGAAATCCCAACGCGCGATAACTCTACCATATCCGCTCGAATCTACAGGCCAAGGGATGATATCGCCGATTCCACGCCTCTCCCCgtatatcttttcttccacGGCGGTGGCTACCTTTTCGGAGGCATTGATACAGAAAATGCGACTTGCAGCCGCCTCATCGCATCGGCCTCTTCCCCTCTAATCGTGGTCCATGCGAGCTATCGCCACACACCGCATTTCAAATATCCCACTCCACAGAATGACGCCTGGGACGCGTTTCTCTGGCTGACGAGAAATATTTGTTCCCTGGGTGGCGACTCGAACAGGGTGGTCGTCGGCGGGATATCTTCCGGCGGCGGACTTGCAGCCTCTGTTGTACTGCGCGCACAGGAAGCAAAGCTCCCTGTTGACCAGGGGCTGTGCATTATCGGCCAACTGCTGATGATTCCGTGGCTCATACCTACAAAGACTTACCCTTTTCACCTTCTGAAGTCGCCAGACATCTCCAGCTACGTGCAAAATATACACGCCCCCAACCTTCCGCgaaagcagctggagatgtTCGTGGATCTTCTAGATGCCCCGGATTCCTGTTTCGCAGACAGGCTTTTGTGTCCCCCATTGGCGCCGAACCAGAAGCTCAAAGGCCTACCCAAGACGGCCGTCGTTGTTGCTGGGATGGATCCTCTGAGGGACGAAGCACTGTTATATGTGGACAAGTTGACAGATAATGGGTAAATACACTCTTATGAGTAGTGTTTTTGGCCGGGCCATCACTGACCTTATACCTAGTGTACCGACAAGGGTCTATATATTCCCCGGGTTACCGCATGGATTTAGGCGGTTTCAGGATCTACAGGCGAGTCGGCGATGGGATGAGGTGGCTGTTGAGAGTCTCCGGTGGTTGCTATCAAACAGGCATACGAGCGCTACCATGGTTGAGCTCCCTACGaaagaaacaaaagagaATCAGGCGTAGTCCGTATATAAAGTCAGCGACTGCGCACTCCTCACTGGAACAAATAGCGTACTAGGATTTCGCATAACGCACACAGTTTCTCTATTACAGCTATTCTCGCGGATATATCGTGCGTCTTCCTTTTCCCTCGCTGGCACCAGACTTCGTGCTCTCCTTACATGCAGCAGCCACCGTTATTGATCAAAGCCCATGCCCCAGCCCGTCAGAGGCTCGGTTAGATCACAGTTGACACCATCCAGCGGGTTATCGAAGATATCATAGAGCAAGTAGCTCAGGTCGTTGCTTTGATCAAAGTCGGAGAACGGGGAATGCTGACCATTCCGGAGCAAAACTCCAAAAAGCGCGCTCGTTTGTGAAGAGGTCCCAGGAAAATAACTAGCTCCATGTTGATGTTCGTCCGAGCCAGAGGCTGTCTGGCTGGCAGAACCAGCACTGGGGTCATATCTAACAGACAGGCCTTGATCGTCGTTTCTctgaccaccaccaccaccaccaccaccagctggAATAGAAATAGCCGGCTCCTCTTTATTTAGTAGCTCATCAATGCTTGCTGTATACATCTTCGCAGAGTCCCAATTTTTGGCCATCTCTCGCAGCGCAGTCCGGAGTACGCGGATGTCGGCGTCCGCTGCCTGGCGCAGGCTCTTGTCTTGCCGTGCAGATAGCAATGCGAGAAGGGCAACCGCAATGTACCAACCCGCCATACCCTGCAGGAATCGCAAGGATCCTCTCACAAGGAAGTCCTCGAATATCCGGGCTGTGCAAGACGCAGAAAGAATGGCCGTCGTATACGCCGTTGGCACGCTCTCAGCGGACTTCTTCAGGCGAAGAAGCGTAACGCACGCTAGATAGGGCAGATAAAGCTGGTAAACGTCCGCATCAAACGCCATAGTAACATTGGTGGAGAAGGGCAGTCGCAGTGCTTCGGGGAGGCTGTGTGCCCAGTCTTTCAGCTCGTCCAGAAGCCCA encodes:
- a CDS encoding SDR family NAD(P)-dependent oxidoreductase (COG:Q;~EggNog:ENOG410PMP0;~InterPro:IPR036291,IPR002347,IPR020904;~PFAM:PF00106,PF13561;~go_function: GO:0016491 - oxidoreductase activity [Evidence IEA];~go_process: GO:0055114 - oxidation-reduction process [Evidence IEA]) — protein: MYEDLRGKVVLLTGIGQTGDPTMWGNGAATAKVFACEAGAKVFGCDLHITAANHTKKRLEDEDGGGTCDVMAADVTNAAQVKGFVQACMEKHDMSSKSSPLQSEDIADSTFCLCFLLGRIDILVNNVGRSEPGGPAEIDEPTWDKQTDIHLKSVYLTCHEVLPIMEKQASGVIINISSVAGLRYIGKPQVAYAASKAAINQFTKTTAVLYARKGVRLNTVVPGLMHTPLIGYLAGKYAGGDLQGLIEKRNHQVPMGIMGDGFDVANTVAFLASEKARYIVGQKIVVDGGITSTTP
- a CDS encoding SMP-30/gluconolactonase/LRE family protein (COG:P,T;~EggNog:ENOG410PIR3;~InterPro:IPR011042,IPR005511,IPR013658;~PFAM:PF08450) — protein: MTEIEVWTVSEPFLEIRCQLGEGPAYNEESQELRFLDMNEKEIHFVDMSTSPVSLRTIKTECHVGVTVDIEGVRDELLAAAKYGFATVDRKTGKMEWLQRVYQAPEMEARMRMNDGAVDSRGRLWASSMNDTHIVDHWPRYEGSLFRLHVDGQAHSALHRELAIPNGIAWNIADDTMYITESESKDIYAFDFEPDTAQISNRRVFFHNEGDGLPDGLAIDVEDCLWSALFFGGKVIRISPVGHVIGVVNLPCPLATSITFIGTDLIVTTARHAEKVPSQFGGAVFRVSVAVRGCRARTARLLPS
- a CDS encoding uncharacterized protein (CAZy:CE10;~COG:V;~EggNog:ENOG410PH6G;~InterPro:IPR029058,IPR013094;~MEROPS:MER0034665;~PFAM:PF07859;~go_function: GO:0016787 - hydrolase activity [Evidence IEA]) → MADYSQYQGPNPDWEAFTQTAVVPPVGLNAGESPENYRLARNSLRASASRIELESEGLAEKVSWDDTEIPTRDNSTISARIYRPRDDIADSTPLPVYLFFHGGGYLFGGIDTENATCSRLIASASSPLIVVHASYRHTPHFKYPTPQNDAWDAFLWLTRNICSLGGDSNRVVVGGISSGGGLAASVVLRAQEAKLPVDQGLCIIGQLLMIPWLIPTKTYPFHLLKSPDISSYVQNIHAPNLPRKQLEMFVDLLDAPDSCFADRLLCPPLAPNQKLKGLPKTAVVVAGMDPLRDEALLYVDKLTDNG